Part of the Ictalurus punctatus breed USDA103 chromosome 9, Coco_2.0, whole genome shotgun sequence genome is shown below.
TCTTTCTCTATGTTCTACCACTGCTTAGTTGGACTTGTGTTCTCCGTTCTTTGCCCAACCTCTGGTCATGGCAGCCACCACGATAGTATACATGTTGAGCCAAGCCTGGCGCAGTgcagctgtgtagcctgttccaAGACTGCACTGCAGCATGTAAAGCAGGGCCTCTCCAACCACCTGACCAACAGAGACATGAGGTCTGACTGAATTTTTCTTTAGACTTCTTTAGACTACTTCTAGTGCTGTTATTTATGTTAAAGAACAAGACCATCATCCAGAGGATTTGCAAGCAAACACAGTTATGTTTGGAGCACTCCAATACTTACAGCGAAGGACTGGGTTTTGACGCCAACAGCTTGGTGCTTCGTGCCCAGGTTCAACAAAAATTCCTCCAAAGAATCCAGGTCGTCGAGATTATTGACAGCTGCatcaatcaccaccatcacctgGACACAAATGGTCAatgttttgattgtttttcagaATCAAGAAGTCAAGTCAAAATCAATAGTAAAGGAAGAAGAGGCCATTGGTCTCACCTTGGTGACATGCTCCAGGAACTCAGGGCTAGACAGACACTCGGGCACTACTCCACACTTGGTTTTATAGTTAAAGAGGTTCAGCAGAGCTGGGTCCAGTTCAAACAACCTATAAGACACACTGGTACTTTATATCAGCTATGTATTGGCCAGCATTATTGACACCGGTGGACCTCTGCAGCTCTCAGGCAACTGATTTGAGCTGAAATAGAGATCTTGCATTTGCCTGTCGCCAAGCAACAAGTCAAGCCTCTGGTTGAAGTGCGGCTGAAGTGCCAGGCAGCCACAAGATGAGAGTGGATGTTTGAtgtgtttgtttactttggatACGTCAGGTGTTTCAAGATACAGCACGCTTAACTACTTCTGTGCTCAAATGTCTTGTATTGTTCATTTGAGCTACCATATTTATTcagtaataataaattaatgagCTGTCACTAAATCAGTGCAAACTCACAGATAACGGTGAAAGAAGTAATAGTGTATGCTCTGCTTTTCGTCAATAACAGTGATACTAGATCAATAAGAAATTCACAGTTATGTCTCAGAATAGCAtttctaaaaatgttttcattcttcacttctaaaaaaaaaacaaaacattagtTCATAGATATCCTAAACCAAGCATGTGTCTCTGAGCATACAGTAATGTAGATGTTAAGCATGGATACACTACCTGGTAAACATGACGATGCCGTGAGGGACTTTGTTCTTGCCGAGGCTCTCCCAGCTGTCCCGGATCAGCTCCTTGTCTTTGCCTGAGAGTTTCTCCATGTTTTCACTAATTAAAGGTGTTGCTCTGCCTTAACTGGCACAAGAATTTTGCATCAAATTTGGTGTCCTCTGAATCAAACCAGGACTTCCTGATCCACAGTTCCCATTTCCTTAATCCCACAACAAGAAGGATCTTTACTTCTGGTCAACCTGGAAATCATGGGAAAAAGTCTTGGATGAGAAAAAGAAgtgtaaagagaaaaaaaaattctggaatAAAAAATGGTCTTGAATAATATCTGAATTAAATTGACCTAGCATCTTAGCAGTGCATGgtgtgtgttcaggtaacaTACCTTTGATTTTTCTGCTCTAGAGTGACCTTGCTTTCTCTGTGCCTCCCTCTCGGGCTTTGGGAATTCAGGGTGTTCTGTGTGAATATGTGCATGTAAAGCCTTGCgtttactctttctctctctctctctctctctctctctctctctctctctctctctctctctctctctctctctctctctcactctatctctctctccttcactcactcactcactctctgttCCCTCTCCCCTTGCTGAAGCTTGTGCCCTCACACAGCCTAGTTTGATGTGCAGTCAAAGTGAGATGACAAGGTTGTGGAGTCGATATCTGCTATAAGCCCTTCTGTATCAAGCTCTCTCATCTTTCTGGCTTTTGCACAtgcacactgaagactcctACATGTTCTTGTCCTCCTATACAGTGGGCTCAGATAGacaacaaacagacagagagaatcTGTGGCTCATAATGTTCCTAGCATTAG
Proteins encoded:
- the ngb gene encoding neuroglobin, whose translation is MEKLSGKDKELIRDSWESLGKNKVPHGIVMFTRLFELDPALLNLFNYKTKCGVVPECLSSPEFLEHVTKVMVVIDAAVNNLDDLDSLEEFLLNLGTKHQAVGVKTQSFAVVGEALLYMLQCSLGTGYTAALRQAWLNMYTIVVAAMTRGWAKNGEHKSN